One stretch of Pirellulales bacterium DNA includes these proteins:
- a CDS encoding DUF1598 domain-containing protein has protein sequence MCKRIAVALGRSAALFATILALDCALWSSASFAQQGLTSTGFFAGAVGGISINADGVLANAQQDNLHKLRDVRVKALAAVPGDLAQPTELRKISLRGLMATIDDYRLKNRDLPDDVKYLAGLQRLRYVFVYPEQNDIVLAGFGEGWKVGESGEIVGANTGRAVLLLDDLLVALRSAMQAAQGGISCSIDPTAEGLRRYQEAMKYQQTIGADPQATLRGIEQELGPQTITLTGVPATSHFARVLVAADYRMKRLAMNFDPPPINGLPSYLHMVKPGLKGSAMPRWWLATNYEPLLTDADGLAWELRGPGVKAMTEEDFLLEN, from the coding sequence ATGTGCAAGCGGATTGCGGTCGCCCTTGGACGTTCCGCAGCGCTGTTCGCGACCATTCTCGCGCTCGACTGCGCGTTGTGGTCCAGTGCGAGCTTCGCTCAACAGGGGCTCACCAGCACCGGGTTCTTTGCCGGGGCGGTGGGTGGTATTTCGATCAATGCTGATGGCGTATTGGCCAATGCGCAGCAAGACAATCTTCACAAGCTGCGCGACGTGCGCGTCAAAGCGTTGGCTGCGGTGCCGGGCGATCTGGCGCAGCCGACCGAGCTGCGGAAGATCTCTTTGCGTGGGCTGATGGCCACGATCGACGATTACCGGCTCAAGAATCGCGACTTGCCGGATGATGTGAAATACCTGGCCGGCTTGCAGCGGCTGCGTTACGTCTTCGTCTATCCCGAGCAGAACGACATCGTGCTGGCCGGCTTTGGCGAAGGGTGGAAGGTTGGCGAGTCGGGCGAGATCGTCGGCGCCAACACAGGCCGTGCCGTGCTGTTGCTCGATGATCTCTTGGTCGCGCTCCGTTCGGCCATGCAGGCCGCGCAGGGAGGCATTTCGTGCTCGATCGATCCCACGGCCGAAGGTTTGCGCCGCTATCAAGAGGCGATGAAGTATCAGCAAACGATCGGCGCCGATCCGCAAGCTACGCTGCGTGGCATCGAACAAGAGCTCGGCCCACAAACGATCACGCTCACCGGCGTGCCGGCGACGAGCCATTTCGCCCGCGTGCTGGTAGCCGCCGATTATCGCATGAAGCGGCTGGCGATGAACTTCGATCCGCCGCCGATCAACGGCCTGCCCAGCTATTTGCACATGGTGAAGCCGGGCTTGAAGGGCTCGGCCATGCCGCGTTGGTGGCTGGCCACGAACTACGAGCCGCTGCTGACCGACGCTGACGGTCTGGCCTGGGAACTGCGTGGGCCTGGTGTAAAGGCCATGACCGAGGAAGATTTCCTGCTCGAAAAC
- a CDS encoding Ig-like domain-containing protein: MLTVLFSAWRDHYHPASLVIGAVAMLCCLGGCDSPGTKTSAGAASSDAPADLRLTLNQIGSDPATSVDLVGLAANELQAFAALDEAQRATVLQVFVGAQANDDLPPITGATTVVDQALRFTPRYPFGAGLDYRVLLNRPQLSSTRNFAEPVTLQFSTAPVIAPTAEIAHIYPTADQLPENQLKFYLHFSAPMSRGEAYRHIHLVDAEGRDMPAVFLELGEELWDRDMQRFTLLLDPGRVKRGLVPREELGPVLEAGHDYTLVIDADWPDAHGRPLRSGLRKSFHAGAADETPIDITAWQIASPAAGTRDPLRVEFPEPLDHALLLRVLHVTSATDEPIAGQIDVPDGETHWRFTPDVPWPAGEYRLVIETTLEDLAGNAVGRAFDVDTFGPIRERIETETVARPFVVSASE; this comes from the coding sequence ATGTTGACGGTTCTTTTTTCTGCCTGGCGCGATCACTATCACCCGGCGTCGCTAGTGATCGGCGCTGTTGCAATGCTGTGTTGCCTGGGCGGGTGCGATTCGCCGGGCACCAAAACGTCGGCCGGTGCGGCGTCAAGCGATGCACCCGCCGACTTGCGGCTAACGCTCAATCAAATAGGGAGTGACCCCGCCACCAGCGTTGATCTGGTCGGCCTTGCGGCGAACGAGCTGCAGGCGTTCGCCGCACTCGACGAAGCGCAGCGTGCCACGGTCTTGCAAGTCTTCGTCGGTGCGCAGGCAAACGACGATCTGCCGCCGATCACCGGCGCAACCACGGTTGTCGACCAGGCGTTGCGCTTCACGCCGCGTTATCCGTTCGGCGCCGGGCTCGATTATCGTGTGCTACTCAATCGCCCGCAATTGAGTAGCACACGCAATTTTGCAGAACCCGTCACGTTGCAGTTTTCAACCGCGCCGGTCATCGCGCCCACTGCCGAGATCGCGCATATCTATCCGACCGCGGATCAACTCCCTGAAAATCAATTGAAGTTCTACCTGCACTTCTCGGCGCCGATGAGCCGTGGCGAAGCGTACCGACACATTCATCTGGTTGATGCCGAGGGACGCGATATGCCGGCTGTGTTTCTGGAACTCGGCGAAGAGCTGTGGGACCGGGACATGCAACGTTTTACGCTCTTGTTGGACCCGGGGCGCGTGAAGCGGGGCCTGGTGCCGCGCGAGGAATTGGGGCCCGTGCTCGAAGCAGGGCACGATTACACGCTGGTCATTGATGCGGACTGGCCTGATGCGCATGGCCGTCCGCTGCGCTCGGGATTGCGTAAATCATTTCACGCCGGCGCCGCCGACGAAACGCCAATCGATATCACGGCGTGGCAGATTGCCTCGCCCGCGGCCGGCACACGCGATCCGCTGCGCGTCGAATTTCCCGAACCGCTCGACCACGCGTTGCTGCTACGCGTCTTGCACGTGACCAGCGCGACGGACGAACCGATCGCGGGCCAGATCGACGTCCCGGACGGCGAAACGCACTGGCGGTTCACGCCGGACGTGCCCTGGCCGGCGGGTGAATACCGGCTGGTCATTGAGACGACGCTCGAGGATCTGGCCGGCAACGCCGTGGGCCGTGCCTTCGACGTCGACACTTTCGGCCCGATCCGCGAACGGATCGAGACCGAGACTGTCGCCCGTCCGTTCGTGGTCTCGGCGTCCGAATAG
- a CDS encoding DUF1080 domain-containing protein, with product MPLRVLAQTFAFTVVTLIAFTARAAESDWKPLVHDSTLDGWIQRGGKALYRAENGEIIGTSVPKTSNSFLCTDRDYGDFELELEYKVDPTLNSGIQIRSQCFDQPTELKTADKTIRIPAGRVHGYQVEIDPSDRAWSCGIYDEGRRGWLNDLKKNEPAQKAFRQNEWNKVRVVCQGDSLRTWLNDVPAADLKDDMTKSGFIALQVHGVGDRSEPLEVRWRNIRIREL from the coding sequence ATGCCCCTGAGAGTTCTCGCCCAGACGTTCGCTTTCACCGTCGTGACCTTGATAGCATTCACGGCCCGCGCGGCCGAATCGGATTGGAAGCCACTGGTTCACGACAGCACCCTCGACGGCTGGATTCAACGCGGCGGCAAGGCGCTGTATCGCGCCGAAAACGGCGAGATCATCGGCACCAGCGTCCCGAAGACCAGCAATTCGTTCCTCTGCACGGACCGTGATTACGGCGACTTCGAACTGGAGCTCGAATACAAGGTCGACCCGACGCTGAACTCGGGCATCCAGATCCGCAGCCAATGTTTCGACCAACCGACGGAGTTGAAGACCGCGGATAAGACGATTCGCATTCCCGCCGGCCGCGTGCATGGCTACCAGGTCGAAATCGATCCCTCGGACCGGGCCTGGAGTTGCGGCATCTACGACGAAGGTCGGCGCGGCTGGTTGAACGACTTGAAGAAAAACGAGCCCGCCCAAAAGGCGTTCCGGCAAAACGAGTGGAACAAGGTGCGCGTGGTCTGCCAGGGAGATTCGCTCCGCACTTGGCTGAACGACGTTCCGGCCGCGGATTTGAAAGACGACATGACCAAGAGTGGCTTTATCGCCCTGCAGGTTCACGGCGTCGGCGATCGCAGCGAGCCGCTCGAGGTGCGGTGGCGCAATATTCGAATTCGCGAGTTGTAG
- a CDS encoding rhomboid family intramembrane serine protease: MGLYDREYIRDDRPGFSLSGDRSMVTNLILVNVAVYLLDWMSGGALEDKLSLKADLFQHPWDCWQLLTAGFVHSHNLAHILVNMLVLYFFGREVEGIYGRMEFLRIYLGLIVLSSLAWVLVHFVEGEEFETMVGASGAVMGILVLYVLHFPKRMIYIWGVLPVPAWALAILYVGSDFLGFIGPPQRGGPRVAYETHLAGAALAAVYFYSHINLGRLLPGGLRGWRPKPQLRVHDPRLDGGESLEARVDALLDKVSRQGIDSLSDSERKMLEDASRRYQRRRS; encoded by the coding sequence ATGGGTCTATACGACCGAGAGTATATCCGCGACGACCGTCCCGGCTTCTCGCTGAGCGGCGATCGCTCGATGGTCACGAACCTGATCCTGGTGAACGTGGCGGTCTACCTGTTGGATTGGATGAGCGGCGGCGCGCTCGAAGACAAACTCTCGCTGAAAGCCGATCTGTTCCAGCACCCGTGGGATTGTTGGCAATTGCTCACGGCCGGGTTTGTCCACTCGCACAACTTGGCGCATATCTTAGTTAATATGCTCGTGCTCTATTTCTTCGGCCGCGAGGTCGAAGGGATCTACGGGCGGATGGAATTCCTGCGCATCTATTTGGGCCTGATCGTGCTCTCCTCGCTGGCGTGGGTCCTCGTGCATTTCGTCGAAGGGGAAGAGTTCGAGACTATGGTCGGCGCATCGGGCGCCGTGATGGGAATCCTGGTGCTGTACGTGCTGCACTTCCCCAAGCGGATGATTTACATCTGGGGTGTTTTGCCCGTACCGGCCTGGGCGCTGGCGATTCTCTACGTCGGTTCGGATTTCCTGGGCTTCATCGGCCCCCCGCAGCGTGGTGGCCCACGCGTGGCGTATGAAACGCACCTGGCCGGCGCCGCACTGGCGGCAGTGTACTTCTACTCGCACATTAATCTGGGGCGGTTGCTCCCCGGCGGACTGCGTGGTTGGCGACCAAAGCCGCAACTACGCGTGCATGATCCGCGTCTGGATGGGGGCGAGTCACTCGAGGCGCGCGTCGATGCGCTGCTGGACAAGGTCTCGCGACAGGGAATCGACAGCCTGTCAGACAGCGAGCGAAAAATGCTCGAAGACGCCAGCCGGCGCTATCAGCGGCGTCGGTCTTAG
- a CDS encoding HEAT repeat domain-containing protein, translating into MHSPASTVAKFAIILLACGAQCADSARAQNTLKIKVDAGETQWIWSAKSPKDQVPTESCFFRKSFDMGDVEQGKVQITCDDRYDLYVNGRLVGSGKEWQKLKSYDIQRFLQAGPNTIAVRAENTTAGSAGLVARVTVRQKGSTDVSHSTDATWRTSDHETVGWEKPGFDDAAWPMAQVLGEFGEAAPWGKQVTAADGAQVARFTIAPEFRVERVLKAEDTGSLIAMTFNEFGEILASREGGPLLIITDNDQDGVPDTTATYCDKLKSCQGILPLNGNVFAIGDGPEGIGMYRLTDENQDRQADTVKLLLKFKGEMHEHGPHGMVLGPDGLIYVMIGNHTSCISPVEGAGPHHHWYEGDLVQPRYEDAGGHAVGIKAPGGVVLRTDTEGSFVQTVAGGFRNAYDLAFNRQGDLFTFDSDMEWDEGLPWYRPTRINHITAGGEFGWRSGWANWPEYFYDALPPTLNVGRGSPTGMVVYNHYSMPLRYHNALFACDWSQGKILAIKMTPSRGTYEAKSEVFLEGRPLNVTDIEVGPDGWLYFCTGGRGTDGGIYRVVWTGKAPPRPATPGAVEAIYQPQLDSAWGRQKVATIQQKLGPKWDKELIGIASNPKNKPADRTRALDLMQLLGPFPTGDLLVKLSTDQFPEVRTKVAVLMGLHPDEKTARALISMLSDPDPGVARNACDAVVRSGGSAPVDKLLDLAVSPNRYVATAASRALQQSPRDEWQDVVLNSRKLREFLIGAAALEAVDADPDLARVVVARCGEFMKGYVSDPDFVDLLRLMQIAMHRGGLTVKDVPEVAKQLEREYPSRDLTINRELVRLLVHLQQSDIIPRMLEELESKDPMPDKIHTATHARFLESGWSTDQKIALLEFYEHSRDLNGGHSYGLYLDNFGRDFFAKFSEEEKMQVLAHGELAPTAALTALANLPENIGSDKLEQLIVLDGRLQTLEQPSAQRLRIGIVAVLARSGTPRAMSYLRERFDAEPNRRQDLAIGLAQQPGGENWEFLVRALPIVEGGIGREVIAQLTTVDRKPDQPEQIRQAILCGLRLGESGAKDAAVLLTKWTGEQLTSDSSWEATMAAWQNWFQEKHPDLPAPTLPKETAGNKWTVDEIVVFLASGEGMHGNRERGQEVFDRAQCVKCHRFGSRGEGIGPDLSTVSQRFQRKEIVESVIHPSHVISDQYASKTVQTERGMQFTGIVGEAGVGAVIVLQANGEKITIPRNEIDEIVPSQKSAMPEGLFNTLTLEEIADLFAYIAAPSGKPSTVAEGVDNQRVRVKQR; encoded by the coding sequence ATGCACTCGCCTGCCTCGACCGTCGCGAAATTCGCGATCATTCTTCTCGCCTGCGGCGCGCAGTGCGCCGATTCGGCCCGCGCGCAAAACACTTTGAAAATCAAAGTCGACGCCGGTGAGACGCAGTGGATCTGGTCCGCGAAAAGCCCCAAGGACCAGGTGCCCACCGAAAGTTGCTTCTTCCGCAAGTCGTTCGACATGGGAGATGTCGAACAAGGCAAAGTGCAAATCACTTGCGACGATCGTTATGACCTGTACGTGAACGGTCGCCTGGTCGGCTCGGGCAAAGAATGGCAAAAGCTGAAGAGCTACGACATTCAACGCTTCTTGCAAGCCGGGCCCAATACGATCGCGGTCCGTGCCGAAAACACGACCGCCGGAAGCGCCGGCCTGGTGGCGCGTGTCACGGTGCGCCAAAAGGGGAGCACCGACGTCTCGCATTCGACCGATGCCACTTGGCGCACGAGCGATCATGAAACGGTCGGTTGGGAGAAGCCCGGTTTCGACGATGCCGCCTGGCCCATGGCGCAAGTCCTGGGTGAGTTCGGCGAGGCCGCTCCGTGGGGCAAGCAAGTCACGGCTGCCGATGGTGCGCAAGTCGCACGCTTTACGATCGCGCCGGAATTTCGCGTCGAGCGCGTCTTGAAGGCGGAGGATACCGGCTCGCTGATCGCGATGACGTTTAATGAATTCGGCGAGATCCTTGCCTCGCGCGAGGGAGGCCCACTGCTGATCATCACGGACAACGATCAGGACGGCGTTCCGGATACAACCGCCACCTACTGCGACAAGCTAAAGAGTTGCCAAGGCATTCTGCCGCTCAATGGCAACGTCTTCGCCATCGGCGACGGTCCTGAAGGGATCGGCATGTATCGGTTGACCGACGAGAATCAGGATCGTCAGGCCGATACGGTCAAGCTGCTGTTGAAGTTCAAAGGCGAGATGCACGAGCACGGGCCGCACGGCATGGTGCTTGGGCCCGATGGTCTGATCTATGTCATGATCGGCAACCACACCAGTTGCATTTCACCGGTCGAAGGCGCAGGCCCCCATCATCACTGGTACGAAGGGGACCTGGTACAGCCGCGGTATGAAGACGCAGGCGGTCATGCGGTGGGCATCAAGGCGCCGGGCGGCGTCGTATTGCGGACCGACACCGAAGGTAGCTTCGTGCAAACCGTGGCCGGCGGTTTCCGCAATGCCTACGACCTGGCTTTCAACCGCCAGGGTGATTTGTTTACTTTCGATTCGGACATGGAGTGGGACGAAGGACTGCCCTGGTATCGCCCCACGCGTATCAATCACATCACGGCCGGCGGCGAATTCGGCTGGCGCAGTGGTTGGGCCAACTGGCCCGAGTATTTCTATGACGCTCTGCCCCCCACATTGAATGTCGGGCGCGGCTCGCCCACCGGCATGGTGGTCTACAACCACTACTCGATGCCGTTGCGTTATCACAACGCGCTGTTTGCCTGCGATTGGTCGCAGGGAAAAATCTTGGCGATCAAGATGACCCCCTCGCGCGGCACCTATGAAGCCAAGAGCGAAGTGTTCCTCGAAGGTCGCCCGCTGAATGTCACCGACATCGAAGTAGGTCCCGACGGCTGGCTCTATTTCTGCACTGGGGGACGCGGCACCGACGGCGGCATCTATCGCGTCGTCTGGACGGGCAAAGCTCCGCCGCGCCCGGCGACCCCCGGCGCCGTCGAGGCCATTTATCAGCCACAGCTCGATAGTGCCTGGGGCCGGCAAAAGGTCGCCACAATTCAGCAAAAGCTCGGTCCCAAATGGGATAAGGAGTTGATCGGCATTGCCAGCAATCCGAAGAATAAGCCGGCCGACCGTACCCGTGCCTTGGACTTGATGCAATTGCTCGGGCCGTTCCCCACGGGCGACTTGCTGGTCAAACTTTCGACCGACCAGTTTCCCGAGGTGCGCACCAAGGTTGCCGTGTTGATGGGCCTGCATCCGGATGAAAAGACGGCTCGGGCGCTGATCTCGATGCTCAGCGATCCCGATCCCGGTGTAGCCCGCAACGCTTGCGACGCAGTTGTGCGCAGTGGCGGCAGCGCTCCGGTAGATAAGCTGCTGGACCTGGCCGTTAGCCCGAATCGTTATGTCGCCACCGCCGCCAGTCGGGCGCTGCAACAATCGCCGCGTGACGAATGGCAAGACGTAGTGCTGAATTCGCGCAAGCTGCGCGAATTTCTGATCGGTGCCGCGGCGCTCGAGGCGGTGGACGCGGATCCCGATCTAGCCCGGGTCGTGGTAGCTCGCTGCGGCGAATTCATGAAAGGTTACGTCAGCGACCCCGACTTCGTCGACCTGTTGCGTTTGATGCAGATCGCGATGCATCGCGGCGGTCTGACCGTGAAGGACGTGCCCGAGGTCGCTAAGCAACTGGAACGCGAGTATCCCTCGCGCGATTTAACGATCAATCGCGAGCTGGTGCGGCTGCTGGTGCATTTGCAACAATCCGACATTATTCCCCGGATGCTGGAAGAATTGGAATCCAAGGATCCCATGCCGGACAAGATCCACACCGCGACGCACGCACGGTTCCTGGAATCAGGCTGGAGCACGGATCAGAAGATCGCGCTCTTGGAATTCTATGAGCACAGTCGCGACCTGAACGGCGGGCACAGCTACGGGCTGTACTTGGATAACTTCGGGCGCGATTTCTTCGCCAAGTTCAGCGAAGAGGAAAAGATGCAAGTACTGGCTCACGGCGAGCTGGCCCCGACGGCGGCACTCACCGCGCTTGCCAATCTGCCGGAAAATATCGGCAGCGACAAGCTGGAGCAATTGATCGTATTGGACGGCCGTTTGCAAACGCTCGAGCAGCCGTCCGCGCAGAGACTGCGCATCGGCATCGTGGCAGTGCTCGCGCGCAGCGGTACGCCCCGTGCGATGAGCTATCTACGCGAACGCTTCGACGCCGAGCCGAATCGTCGGCAGGACCTGGCGATCGGGCTGGCCCAACAGCCGGGGGGCGAGAACTGGGAGTTCCTGGTTCGCGCTCTGCCGATCGTCGAAGGAGGCATCGGCCGAGAAGTGATCGCGCAATTGACGACCGTCGATCGCAAGCCCGATCAGCCCGAACAGATTCGCCAGGCGATCTTGTGCGGCCTGCGGTTGGGTGAGAGCGGAGCCAAAGATGCCGCTGTGCTGCTCACCAAATGGACGGGTGAGCAACTGACCAGCGACAGTTCATGGGAAGCGACGATGGCCGCCTGGCAGAATTGGTTCCAGGAAAAACATCCCGACCTGCCCGCCCCCACGTTGCCCAAGGAAACTGCCGGTAACAAGTGGACCGTCGACGAAATCGTTGTCTTCCTCGCCAGTGGTGAAGGCATGCACGGCAACCGCGAGCGCGGACAGGAAGTGTTCGACCGGGCGCAGTGCGTGAAATGCCACCGCTTTGGCTCGCGCGGTGAAGGCATCGGTCCGGACCTCTCGACCGTCAGTCAGCGTTTTCAACGCAAGGAAATCGTCGAGTCCGTGATTCATCCCTCGCATGTCATCTCGGATCAGTACGCCTCGAAGACGGTACAGACCGAACGCGGCATGCAGTTCACAGGTATCGTCGGCGAAGCCGGCGTCGGCGCCGTGATCGTGCTGCAAGCCAACGGTGAAAAGATCACGATCCCGCGCAACGAGATCGACGAGATCGTTCCGAGCCAGAAGTCGGCCATGCCCGAGGGGCTGTTCAACACGCTGACGCTGGAAGAGATCGCCGACCTGTTCGCCTATATCGCGGCCCCGTCGGGCAAGCCGAGCACGGTAGCCGAAGGCGTCGACAATCAACGCGTGCGGGTCAAGCAGCGATAG